One stretch of Pseudoxanthomonas sp. Root65 DNA includes these proteins:
- a CDS encoding SOS response-associated peptidase family protein produces the protein MIQADYEKYVRHYGATMSLEDFVMNVWSAPDRAKKRRRPKAMEDWFRNLGDPKAQEIWHEIQHQRAERETELQQELFKQKKRQADAERALQTKVTKKAQEDLRISTDKISKLKLDLDDLQRVEPLARDRRFYPGNYAPVIVMENGRKVIKPMRYRCRLPGWTAEVERKYDTTYNARRDKIETSWQALFGHRHAVIVVSAFYENVERHNMEHRALAEGEKSENVVLEFRPKPEQDMVIACLWNESPDGDEALLSFAAITDDPAPEVAAAGHDRTIIQIKPEHIEAWLTPEGRSAEELQAILDDRPQAYYEHQVAKAA, from the coding sequence ATGATCCAGGCCGACTACGAGAAGTATGTTCGTCACTACGGCGCGACGATGAGCCTCGAGGACTTCGTCATGAACGTGTGGTCGGCACCCGATCGGGCGAAGAAGAGGCGCCGGCCGAAGGCCATGGAGGACTGGTTCCGCAACTTGGGGGACCCGAAGGCGCAGGAGATCTGGCACGAGATCCAGCACCAGCGCGCCGAGCGCGAGACAGAGCTGCAGCAGGAGCTGTTCAAGCAGAAGAAGCGCCAGGCCGATGCCGAGCGCGCCCTGCAGACCAAGGTCACCAAGAAGGCGCAGGAGGACTTGCGCATATCGACGGACAAGATCAGCAAGCTCAAGTTGGACCTAGATGACCTGCAGCGAGTCGAGCCGCTGGCGCGTGATAGGCGCTTCTATCCCGGCAACTATGCGCCTGTCATCGTCATGGAGAACGGGAGAAAGGTGATCAAGCCGATGCGGTATCGATGCAGACTCCCTGGCTGGACTGCCGAAGTCGAGCGGAAGTACGACACGACCTACAACGCTCGCAGAGACAAGATTGAGACAAGCTGGCAAGCGCTCTTCGGGCATCGCCATGCAGTCATCGTGGTCAGCGCGTTCTACGAGAACGTCGAGCGCCACAACATGGAGCACCGCGCGCTAGCAGAGGGCGAGAAGTCGGAGAACGTGGTGCTGGAGTTTCGGCCGAAGCCCGAGCAAGACATGGTGATTGCCTGCCTGTGGAACGAGTCGCCTGACGGAGATGAGGCGCTGTTGTCGTTCGCTGCCATCACCGATGACCCTGCTCCCGAGGTTGCCGCCGCGGGTCATGATCGCACCATCATCCAGATCAAGCCTGAGCACATTGAGGCCTGGCTGACTCCTGAGGGCCGATCCGCTGAAGAGCTACAGGCAATTCTCGATGACCGACCGCAGGCCTATTACGAACACCAAGTGGCGAAGGCAGCATGA
- a CDS encoding DUF4238 domain-containing protein: MAGRRHHYLPRFLQRPFAFHQKGKHFYVHAHHRTHGSFGTNVMELGQEVDFYGGPDDPSLDDKITAGERQLSITVNKLNQGEQVTSAEMATLVCALGIRTKAMRSALTTMVPALIAGIRAKIQKERYVQRELIRSLHDPAKRRQLIYEKLRKDHGHLSRELQARLYSQMVPRWKSFVLEQEHKFIEEAEHLLELFMDRLESESEKIASKAFLGALSKGPESPLRVQKMMAEMTFEVLESGPDERFILGDCGPVATFSDGKSRLALGAIEEGVDRSMIYLPISPTRCVLARRSRETTPLSLASINQMSAELSHEFFIAIESDGASLATLRQAIGSLVPIASHSDITRLIADDR, translated from the coding sequence ATGGCCGGACGTCGACATCACTACTTGCCTCGCTTCCTGCAGCGGCCGTTCGCTTTTCATCAGAAGGGAAAGCATTTCTACGTCCACGCCCACCATAGGACCCACGGCAGCTTTGGAACCAATGTGATGGAGCTTGGCCAGGAGGTCGACTTCTACGGAGGCCCCGACGATCCGTCATTGGATGACAAGATAACGGCAGGTGAAAGACAGCTTTCGATAACGGTCAATAAGCTCAATCAGGGCGAGCAAGTCACTTCCGCGGAGATGGCAACGCTTGTATGTGCTCTTGGCATTCGCACGAAGGCGATGAGATCGGCGCTCACAACAATGGTTCCTGCACTCATTGCGGGCATTCGGGCCAAAATTCAGAAGGAAAGGTATGTCCAACGTGAACTTATCAGGAGCCTCCATGACCCAGCGAAGCGTCGGCAACTAATCTACGAGAAGCTTCGCAAGGATCATGGTCATCTGAGTCGGGAACTGCAGGCAAGGCTCTATTCGCAGATGGTTCCTAGATGGAAATCCTTTGTTCTTGAACAGGAGCATAAGTTCATCGAGGAGGCAGAGCACCTACTCGAGCTCTTTATGGATCGACTTGAGTCCGAGTCAGAGAAGATAGCGAGCAAAGCCTTTCTCGGAGCTCTGTCGAAGGGCCCCGAAAGCCCATTGAGGGTTCAGAAGATGATGGCTGAGATGACTTTCGAGGTCTTAGAGTCCGGACCGGATGAACGTTTTATCCTTGGCGATTGCGGTCCGGTCGCTACCTTCAGTGATGGTAAGTCGCGACTTGCTCTAGGTGCGATCGAGGAAGGTGTCGATAGGTCAATGATCTACCTACCGATCTCACCGACTCGCTGTGTTTTAGCTCGCCGTTCGCGAGAGACTACCCCGCTATCCCTAGCCAGCATCAACCAAATGAGCGCTGAGCTCTCACACGAGTTCTTTATAGCAATCGAAAGTGACGGAGCCAGCTTGGCGACCCTTCGGCAGGCGATTGGGTCACTAGTACCAATAGCCTCGCATTCGGACATTACTCGACTGATAGCGGACGACAGGTGA
- a CDS encoding ATP-binding protein produces the protein MLSGAPLDRIYELGNARPIWLRFETEAPVDDILVATSDGGYLAFQVKTTLSSSSEPSTTYAKTVDQLVRHWLACRDGDGSMEWNRPLDPSKDRLVIAVGTKASEKVRVDLPNALRSLSTGGGGPKNSGQRAALDDFEVCVRRSWSNARTEQLPERLLGELSELISVVTVDPSEKEVVSNLAAFTNRTNALNLSAILEVYCGEEMSKRGGFDNSLLRRALITRGADLPSAPEFRSDIAKLRAHSSAVRTQLERYERIKSGDGKLVAIRRDCQARVEAAAESGSLLIIGEPGAGKSGVLNALARSLANKGGDVIELAVDQFSVETLEGIASELGLSHALLDVIAAWDGAEPGWLVVDALDATRGGKGEGAFRTLIERVVALDGRWRVVASIRTFDLRMGRTFREIFKGAPPSADLSEPEFRGVRHLRVPPWSENELEDLLEQAPPIKALLAHASTRLRELAVVPFNTRLIGELLEDGIFSAELSEVQTQAQLLGVYWDHRISRHGYEAEACLKRVVGQMMEARALRASRLDLIDAHPQALQLLVQEGVLIETESERWIQFRHHLLFDYVTSRVYLRPLLSSHDNAAKGLQGLGLMLAPAVSFCLQELWSTEANRQEFWNVVTRLVADEETDPVIRSVASWMPTELAASKQDVATIGKMLALGEANSEKAVQHFVGALAVRLDDKEIVSVDPWISISLAISSRLPNLARVARLLCDLLISRTDSPEGRSDLGEVSRKLLGFSLSPRSDEYLIESSIGFVIDTYDTNPEESRDLILKLFSPANFGATGWSSVPAVARKIETLTKSDPELARFVYEQTYKRDVERDHATNIGNSQILPLRSSARQDYELARYGLAQFFPKFLRAQPDVAASALSSALEGFVAREHATSTELVPHEMVVNGQLVRLQEDYSHIWAHDPEGKHAQDADSLVAKLLPYLREASQEDAMLVINELLSVSSLALLWARMFMIAAERKDAVAHLLWPFATEEAFILASETRKDAVDLISSIYRERSTTERIEFEHRALSIRFSKFSDSTAARATILARLFGAIGKENLLTQEAREALGAKATGPEQESNARLFSTMATWAKPSPYHWLEDLEQASPANAALITAIEAFKSAFGLDRGSTATDGLTLSEGVRQIHVLRELVDSSADAHQGLKQHATGTVGEAIAKLAERASKTSDEEAASQALLDLIVWIAGSPYPESDEDTEKQFAESAAWGSPAPRVDAAVAIFDLIEGYPALYQRLRAHIEILLGDRHPAVRLQAIGRLTNLWSIDRDAMWSLLRDRVDRERNPTVIRQGVCDVLTRVLNADVALTEELALRLLARYQDESNSDAKVRESVATVLTHAWVGYGRLEAQQVIRGWIQRPEENRKELRTAITDLRQIYVYGLDGQGEENALEIRHRAQALLHEIVGHLHSLVIEALASPEPSELHETVGRYIRIIDCACMQLYFAAESLGEDGASSVSLDTLLDEIQETLSLIGEVGTPHTIYYLLQLLEKFIPFDAGRVFDLIAASLLAGGRRFGYQYEPMGADLLVRLIGVYLADYKEVFEDERRRLALVQCLEVFMEAGWPSARRLLYRLPELVQ, from the coding sequence ATGCTCTCGGGCGCCCCTCTCGATCGCATCTACGAGCTAGGAAATGCCCGCCCAATCTGGCTGAGGTTCGAAACCGAGGCACCTGTTGACGACATTCTGGTCGCAACCTCAGACGGTGGATACCTGGCATTTCAGGTTAAGACGACCCTTTCATCATCTTCCGAGCCAAGCACCACCTACGCAAAGACGGTGGATCAGCTAGTTAGGCATTGGCTCGCATGCCGCGATGGCGATGGGAGCATGGAGTGGAATCGTCCTCTGGATCCCAGTAAGGACCGACTCGTCATCGCTGTTGGGACGAAGGCTTCAGAGAAAGTACGCGTCGATCTCCCGAATGCGCTTCGGTCGCTATCGACTGGAGGAGGTGGCCCGAAGAACAGTGGGCAGCGAGCAGCTCTCGACGACTTCGAAGTGTGCGTTAGGCGCTCTTGGAGCAATGCAAGAACCGAACAGCTTCCTGAGCGTCTACTCGGTGAGCTCTCGGAGCTCATATCGGTCGTCACGGTCGACCCAAGCGAAAAGGAGGTCGTGAGCAATCTCGCGGCATTCACCAACCGCACAAACGCACTGAACCTTTCAGCCATCCTCGAAGTCTACTGCGGCGAAGAAATGTCGAAGCGGGGAGGCTTCGACAATAGTCTATTGAGACGCGCGCTCATTACTCGCGGTGCTGATCTCCCATCGGCCCCCGAGTTCCGATCAGATATCGCAAAGCTCCGGGCACATAGCTCAGCGGTACGCACTCAACTTGAGCGATATGAAAGGATCAAGTCAGGCGATGGAAAGCTCGTTGCCATTCGGCGGGACTGCCAGGCCAGAGTTGAAGCGGCAGCAGAGTCCGGCTCACTGCTCATAATCGGAGAACCCGGCGCTGGAAAAAGCGGTGTGCTTAATGCACTAGCACGGAGTCTAGCCAACAAAGGCGGGGACGTAATTGAGCTCGCAGTGGATCAGTTCTCCGTAGAGACGCTTGAAGGCATTGCATCTGAGTTGGGCTTGAGTCACGCACTCTTGGACGTGATCGCAGCCTGGGATGGGGCAGAACCAGGATGGCTAGTAGTAGATGCACTCGACGCCACAAGGGGCGGAAAAGGGGAGGGAGCATTCAGAACCCTCATAGAACGCGTAGTAGCCCTGGACGGCCGCTGGAGGGTTGTTGCTTCGATCCGTACTTTTGACTTAAGAATGGGTCGCACGTTTCGCGAGATCTTCAAGGGCGCCCCTCCCTCAGCGGATCTAAGTGAGCCCGAGTTTCGCGGAGTTAGGCATCTAAGAGTGCCGCCTTGGTCTGAGAATGAGTTGGAGGACTTGCTTGAGCAAGCACCGCCCATCAAGGCGCTTCTAGCACATGCCTCTACTCGCCTTCGAGAGCTGGCAGTTGTGCCATTCAATACGCGGCTTATTGGTGAGCTGCTCGAGGACGGGATATTCAGCGCCGAACTGTCGGAAGTTCAGACGCAAGCGCAACTTCTAGGTGTGTACTGGGATCACCGCATATCACGTCACGGCTACGAAGCCGAAGCCTGCCTGAAACGCGTTGTTGGGCAGATGATGGAGGCCCGGGCGTTGCGCGCTTCGAGACTAGATCTCATTGACGCCCATCCTCAGGCGCTGCAGTTGTTGGTCCAAGAAGGTGTTCTGATCGAGACCGAGTCCGAACGCTGGATACAATTCAGGCACCACCTGTTGTTCGACTATGTGACTAGTCGTGTGTACCTGAGACCGCTCTTGTCCAGTCACGACAATGCCGCCAAGGGACTGCAGGGGCTCGGTCTGATGCTCGCTCCGGCAGTGTCCTTCTGTCTACAGGAGCTGTGGTCGACGGAGGCCAATCGGCAGGAATTCTGGAACGTCGTGACACGCCTGGTAGCCGATGAGGAGACAGACCCCGTTATCAGAAGTGTGGCCAGTTGGATGCCAACAGAGCTGGCAGCCTCAAAACAAGACGTGGCAACAATCGGAAAGATGCTTGCCTTGGGCGAAGCCAATTCCGAGAAGGCGGTTCAGCACTTCGTCGGGGCGTTAGCCGTTCGCCTTGATGATAAAGAGATCGTATCGGTAGATCCCTGGATCTCCATATCTCTCGCCATCTCTTCACGGCTACCGAACCTAGCGCGTGTGGCTCGACTCCTGTGCGATCTCCTGATCAGCCGCACTGACTCACCTGAAGGACGTAGCGACTTAGGGGAAGTGTCGCGAAAGCTGCTTGGCTTCTCCCTTTCTCCGCGTTCGGACGAGTACCTGATCGAATCTTCGATCGGCTTCGTAATAGACACCTATGACACCAACCCAGAAGAGTCTCGAGATCTCATCCTGAAACTCTTCAGTCCGGCCAACTTCGGCGCGACGGGATGGAGCAGCGTGCCGGCAGTAGCGAGAAAGATCGAAACTCTCACAAAAAGCGACCCGGAGCTCGCCCGCTTCGTCTACGAGCAAACATACAAAAGAGACGTAGAGAGGGATCACGCTACAAACATTGGTAATAGCCAGATTCTTCCGCTTCGCTCGAGTGCAAGGCAAGACTATGAGCTTGCTCGATATGGTTTGGCTCAGTTCTTTCCCAAGTTCCTCCGAGCCCAACCTGATGTGGCGGCAAGTGCCCTCTCTAGTGCGCTTGAGGGTTTCGTTGCGCGCGAACACGCGACATCAACAGAGTTGGTACCTCATGAGATGGTTGTCAACGGCCAACTGGTGCGACTTCAGGAGGATTACAGCCACATCTGGGCCCATGATCCAGAAGGAAAGCACGCTCAAGATGCGGACTCACTGGTAGCGAAGCTCCTGCCCTATCTCCGAGAGGCATCGCAGGAAGATGCCATGTTGGTCATCAATGAGCTGTTGAGCGTCAGTAGCCTCGCTCTGCTATGGGCCAGAATGTTCATGATTGCCGCAGAGCGAAAGGACGCGGTTGCGCACCTACTCTGGCCGTTCGCTACCGAAGAGGCCTTCATCCTCGCGAGTGAGACCAGGAAGGATGCTGTAGATCTGATCTCGTCAATCTATCGGGAGCGGTCAACGACTGAAAGAATCGAGTTCGAGCACAGGGCTTTGAGCATTCGATTCTCCAAGTTCTCCGATTCAACGGCGGCACGCGCCACCATCCTCGCGCGGCTCTTCGGTGCTATCGGTAAAGAGAATCTCCTAACTCAAGAAGCTAGGGAAGCCTTGGGAGCGAAAGCCACAGGCCCCGAACAGGAGTCCAATGCGCGACTATTCTCAACAATGGCGACTTGGGCTAAGCCGTCGCCATATCATTGGCTAGAAGACCTAGAACAGGCTAGCCCAGCCAATGCCGCCCTAATCACGGCCATTGAAGCATTCAAGTCAGCTTTTGGGCTGGATCGCGGCAGTACCGCCACTGATGGCCTCACGTTGAGTGAAGGTGTTCGTCAGATTCACGTCCTTCGAGAGCTGGTCGACTCATCAGCTGATGCTCACCAAGGTCTCAAGCAGCATGCAACGGGTACTGTTGGCGAGGCGATAGCCAAGCTGGCAGAACGTGCGAGCAAGACCTCGGATGAAGAGGCAGCCTCCCAAGCACTACTAGATCTGATCGTATGGATTGCCGGCTCACCTTATCCAGAGTCGGACGAGGACACTGAGAAACAGTTTGCGGAGTCTGCCGCATGGGGATCACCAGCTCCACGCGTTGATGCGGCAGTGGCTATCTTTGATCTGATAGAGGGCTATCCTGCTCTCTATCAACGGCTACGCGCGCACATCGAGATCTTGCTCGGTGATAGGCATCCCGCTGTCCGTCTCCAGGCCATCGGGCGTCTTACAAACCTCTGGAGCATCGATCGTGATGCGATGTGGAGTCTGTTGCGTGACCGGGTAGACCGTGAGCGAAACCCAACGGTGATCCGTCAAGGTGTTTGCGATGTACTTACTCGTGTGCTTAATGCAGACGTTGCGCTCACGGAGGAGCTCGCCCTCCGCCTGCTTGCCCGCTACCAGGATGAATCAAACAGTGACGCAAAGGTCAGGGAGTCAGTGGCTACAGTACTCACCCACGCTTGGGTGGGCTATGGCCGACTCGAAGCTCAACAAGTCATTAGAGGTTGGATCCAGCGTCCCGAAGAGAATCGAAAAGAGCTCCGCACTGCCATCACAGACCTTCGGCAGATCTACGTATACGGATTGGACGGGCAGGGAGAGGAGAACGCATTAGAGATTAGACACCGCGCGCAGGCCCTGCTCCATGAGATCGTTGGACACCTACATTCCTTGGTGATTGAAGCTCTAGCATCACCTGAGCCTTCGGAGCTACACGAAACAGTCGGCAGGTACATTCGCATCATCGATTGCGCCTGCATGCAGCTGTACTTTGCAGCGGAATCTCTTGGCGAAGATGGTGCAAGTTCTGTGTCTCTGGACACTCTCTTGGATGAGATCCAGGAGACTCTGAGTCTCATTGGAGAGGTAGGGACCCCACATACCATCTACTACCTATTGCAGCTGTTGGAGAAGTTCATCCCGTTCGACGCTGGAAGAGTGTTCGATCTCATAGCAGCCTCACTGCTCGCGGGCGGTCGTCGCTTCGGATACCAGTATGAGCCGATGGGGGCAGATCTTCTGGTTCGTCTGATTGGTGTGTACTTAGCCGACTATAAGGAAGTCTTCGAGGACGAACGTCGCCGGCTTGCACTCGTACAGTGTCTCGAGGTCTTCATGGAAGCTGGCTGGCCCTCCGCGCGCCGGCTGCTATACCGCCTTCCTGAACTAGTCCAATGA
- a CDS encoding PA0069 family radical SAM protein: protein MELAVTWDSEESNALRPTAPIKGRGAASYVTGRFASTAAVGVDDGWGSVYEDQPGRPQTTVTEERARTIISRNDSPDIGFSQSVNPYKGCEHGCVYCFARPSHAYLDLSPGLDFETKIFAKPNAAELLRAELSKRSYQCSPIALGINTDAYQPTERRYGISRACLELLAETKHPVSVVTKSALIERDLDIYQEMAKEGLVSVHFSVTTLDNHLSAKMEPRAAAPHARLRAMKALSNAGVPVGVLVAPVIPMINDHELEQILQAAREQGAQSAGFVLLRLPHELTQIWREWLELHYPDRAKHVMSLIQQMRGGKDYDSRFGARMRGEGSFAMLIQARFEKAHRRLDYGRMPALDCSRFIRPVVGSPQGSLF, encoded by the coding sequence ATGGAGCTTGCTGTGACTTGGGATAGCGAGGAGTCCAATGCCCTGAGGCCGACCGCCCCCATAAAAGGAAGGGGCGCCGCGTCCTATGTAACCGGACGCTTTGCATCGACAGCGGCGGTGGGTGTGGACGATGGCTGGGGTTCGGTCTACGAGGACCAGCCAGGGCGTCCACAGACCACGGTGACCGAGGAGCGGGCTAGAACCATCATCAGCCGGAACGATTCGCCTGATATTGGCTTTTCCCAATCAGTGAACCCCTACAAAGGCTGTGAGCACGGGTGCGTTTACTGCTTCGCCCGTCCGTCCCATGCGTACCTGGATCTCTCCCCAGGCTTGGACTTCGAGACCAAGATCTTCGCTAAGCCCAACGCGGCCGAACTCCTTCGAGCCGAGCTGTCCAAGCGGTCCTACCAATGCTCCCCGATTGCCTTGGGGATCAATACCGATGCCTATCAGCCGACAGAGCGGCGCTATGGCATCTCCAGGGCATGTCTGGAGTTGCTAGCGGAAACCAAGCACCCGGTCAGCGTAGTGACCAAGTCGGCGCTGATCGAGCGCGACCTGGATATCTATCAAGAAATGGCAAAGGAAGGTCTGGTGTCGGTGCACTTCTCGGTCACCACGCTCGACAATCATCTCTCGGCCAAGATGGAGCCGCGGGCCGCCGCCCCTCATGCCCGCCTACGCGCCATGAAAGCGCTTAGCAACGCTGGCGTGCCGGTAGGGGTGCTGGTGGCCCCGGTTATCCCCATGATCAACGATCACGAACTGGAGCAGATCCTACAAGCTGCGCGAGAGCAAGGTGCACAATCTGCTGGATTCGTTCTGCTGCGGCTACCGCATGAACTGACCCAGATCTGGCGGGAGTGGCTTGAGCTGCACTATCCCGATCGGGCCAAACACGTCATGAGCTTGATACAGCAAATGCGTGGGGGAAAGGATTACGACAGTCGGTTTGGCGCGAGAATGAGAGGGGAAGGGTCCTTCGCTATGCTCATACAGGCGCGATTTGAAAAGGCCCATCGACGACTTGACTATGGCCGAATGCCCGCGCTGGACTGCAGTCGCTTCATCCGGCCGGTAGTTGGTTCCCCGCAGGGTTCACTCTTCTAG
- a CDS encoding tyrosine-type recombinase/integrase: MDIYQPKVIKAIPIHGKGQAAQLLGKSAILPAGFHFIVDRRTLEPIQDAFDFLLAESVSPIGKPQLRNQETTSKANAEDLVDLLLYANSIRVPLTDFTEELIQGYADSMSETISPQTQKVYSAATILKRVSTAKRSLEYLQNQGRLKNRIEVRHVVVKAGSQLLFAPRVKLPKAPAVDALVKHIPPALFDEMAVTLGRMPSEEGNGLSRDRLLFTYLANTGCRISEGLAGRCSDLPLWQIGKKDPLTASFIKVKAKGGHQRNVRLPIWLLEELDLYIRTERAAAVAKLPPDQVHDRIFVNHQHAHRGAGSPLSAANFRKIFRRAALKAAKRLGSQSVPSPHSCRHSFALFNYAAEKLNGNPDPGKTVQALLGHRDKATTDKIYLNASVVLEEALSEADQSHLTKILSERGL; the protein is encoded by the coding sequence TTGGACATCTACCAACCGAAGGTCATCAAGGCCATTCCTATTCACGGAAAAGGCCAAGCAGCCCAGCTACTCGGAAAGTCCGCAATCCTCCCCGCGGGCTTTCACTTCATAGTCGACCGACGAACTCTTGAGCCGATACAAGACGCCTTTGACTTCCTGCTGGCAGAAAGCGTCAGCCCAATCGGCAAGCCACAGCTCCGCAATCAAGAGACCACCAGCAAGGCCAATGCTGAAGATCTCGTGGACCTGCTGCTCTACGCCAACAGCATTCGCGTTCCTCTTACGGACTTTACAGAGGAATTGATCCAGGGTTACGCCGACAGCATGTCGGAAACCATCAGTCCTCAGACTCAGAAGGTCTACTCAGCCGCGACCATTCTCAAGCGCGTTTCAACCGCCAAGAGATCCTTGGAGTACCTCCAGAACCAAGGGAGATTGAAGAACCGCATCGAAGTGCGGCACGTCGTAGTGAAGGCCGGATCCCAGTTGCTATTTGCTCCACGTGTGAAGTTGCCCAAAGCACCCGCCGTCGATGCCTTGGTGAAGCACATTCCGCCAGCCCTATTTGACGAAATGGCAGTGACGCTGGGGCGCATGCCGAGCGAGGAGGGTAATGGACTGAGTAGGGACAGGCTTCTCTTCACCTATCTCGCCAACACGGGTTGTCGCATCAGCGAAGGCTTGGCCGGCAGATGCAGTGACCTTCCCCTGTGGCAAATTGGAAAGAAGGATCCGCTCACGGCTTCCTTTATCAAGGTCAAAGCAAAGGGCGGCCATCAGCGCAACGTACGGCTGCCGATCTGGCTGCTGGAAGAGCTAGATCTCTACATAAGGACCGAGCGAGCGGCAGCCGTCGCGAAGCTTCCACCGGATCAAGTTCACGACAGGATATTCGTGAATCACCAGCATGCCCATCGCGGTGCGGGTTCTCCTCTGTCTGCCGCAAATTTCAGAAAGATCTTTCGACGTGCTGCGCTAAAGGCGGCAAAGCGGTTGGGCAGCCAATCTGTCCCGAGTCCGCACAGCTGCAGGCATTCGTTTGCGTTGTTCAACTACGCGGCGGAGAAGCTCAACGGTAATCCGGATCCCGGCAAGACCGTCCAGGCACTGCTTGGCCACCGAGACAAGGCAACCACAGACAAGATCTACCTCAACGCAAGCGTCGTCCTCGAAGAGGCGCTCTCCGAAGCAGACCAAAGCCACCTCACGAAAATCCTTAGCGAGCGTGGACTGTGA
- the cls gene encoding cardiolipin synthase encodes MLGALRDYFSSLPHLAAWVTLAWLLYLVPLCAWIVLQKREPVATLSWLLSLALLPYVGYLIYFLLGPQRIKRHQLRRTRSREGVESYEVFAPSDGNSAELPMLAQKTTGLPPATATSVQQLVDGCATYRAILDAIALAENHIHLEYYIFNGDRTGQRILEALAVKAREGVKVRLLLDAVGSNRLKSRALRALIDAGGEHAWFHPTRFRPFTRPWLNLRTHRKIVVVDGRIAFTGGINVTDEEDESLRDDAFRDLHLRLEGEIVRSIQQVFVEDWVYATGQQRKDFQGTRLWSAEDANVRGGIAVQALVSGPDSAWEPIHRAKVAAIHEAKQRVWLVTPYFVPGEAARMALTSAALGGLDVRLVVPKVSDSRLATLAARSYFDELLAAGVKVYEYGPRMMHSKALLCDDALAIVGSANFDHRSFRLNFEISMMFRDRGVAGTLAQWMEGEIAASQVVRMQRGRALWRHRLPEALARLMSPLL; translated from the coding sequence ATGCTCGGCGCCTTGCGCGACTACTTTTCCTCCCTACCCCATCTCGCGGCGTGGGTGACCTTGGCGTGGCTGCTGTATCTGGTGCCGCTGTGCGCATGGATCGTCCTGCAGAAACGCGAGCCGGTGGCCACCCTCAGCTGGCTGTTGTCGCTGGCGCTGCTGCCCTACGTGGGCTACCTGATCTATTTCCTGCTCGGCCCGCAGCGCATCAAGCGCCACCAGCTGCGCCGCACGCGCTCACGCGAGGGCGTGGAGAGTTACGAGGTGTTCGCGCCCAGCGACGGCAACAGCGCCGAGCTGCCGATGCTGGCGCAGAAGACGACCGGGCTGCCGCCCGCCACCGCCACGTCGGTACAGCAACTGGTCGACGGCTGTGCCACCTACCGCGCCATCCTCGACGCCATCGCGCTGGCCGAGAACCACATCCATCTGGAGTACTACATCTTCAACGGCGACCGCACCGGCCAGCGCATCCTCGAAGCGCTCGCGGTGAAGGCGCGCGAGGGGGTGAAGGTGCGGCTGCTGCTGGACGCCGTGGGCTCGAACCGGTTGAAGAGCCGGGCGCTGCGTGCGCTGATCGACGCGGGCGGCGAGCACGCCTGGTTCCATCCCACGCGCTTCCGACCCTTCACCCGTCCCTGGCTGAACCTGCGTACGCACCGCAAGATCGTGGTGGTGGACGGACGCATCGCGTTCACCGGTGGCATCAACGTCACCGACGAGGAAGACGAGTCGCTGCGCGACGACGCCTTCCGCGATCTGCACCTGCGCCTGGAAGGCGAGATCGTGCGCAGCATCCAGCAGGTGTTCGTCGAGGACTGGGTGTATGCGACGGGGCAGCAGCGCAAGGACTTCCAGGGCACGCGCCTGTGGAGCGCGGAGGACGCGAACGTGCGCGGCGGCATTGCGGTGCAGGCGCTGGTCTCCGGCCCGGACTCGGCATGGGAGCCGATCCATCGTGCCAAGGTGGCCGCGATCCACGAAGCGAAACAGCGCGTGTGGCTGGTGACGCCCTACTTCGTGCCCGGCGAAGCGGCGCGCATGGCGCTGACCTCGGCGGCGCTCGGCGGCCTGGACGTGCGCCTGGTGGTACCCAAGGTCAGCGATTCACGGCTGGCCACGCTGGCGGCGCGTTCCTACTTCGACGAGCTGCTGGCGGCCGGCGTGAAGGTCTACGAGTACGGTCCGCGGATGATGCACAGCAAGGCATTGCTGTGCGACGACGCGCTGGCGATCGTCGGCAGCGCCAATTTCGACCACCGCAGTTTCCGGCTCAACTTCGAGATCTCCATGATGTTCCGCGACCGCGGCGTCGCCGGCACCCTGGCGCAATGGATGGAAGGCGAGATCGCGGCCAGCCAGGTCGTGCGGATGCAGCGTGGCCGCGCGCTCTGGCGGCACCGGCTGCCCGAGGCACTGGCCCGGCTGATGTCGCCGCTGCTGTGA